One stretch of Sardina pilchardus chromosome 17, fSarPil1.1, whole genome shotgun sequence DNA includes these proteins:
- the six3b gene encoding homeobox protein SIX3b: MVFRSPLEIYPSHLFLPSLADRPLLLAGALPRARSPEDLPMFQLPSLNFSAEQVASVCETLEETGDIERLGRFLWSLPVAPGACDAINKHESIQRARAVVAYHTGSFRELYHILENHKFTKDSHGKLQAMWLDAHYQEAEKLRGRPLGPVDKYRVRKKFPLPRTIWDGEQKTHCFKERTRGLLREWYLQDPYPNPSKKRELAQATGLTPTQVGNWFKNRRQRDRAAAAKNRLQHHGLGQGSLRSLSEAGCTPHSSAESPTASVSSLMERADAGTILSVTDSDSDFDV, encoded by the exons ATGGTTTTCCGGTCCCCCTTAGAGATTTACCCATCACACCTTTTCCTGCCTAGCCTTGCGGACCGGCCCCTGCTCCTGGCCGGTGCCCTTCCCAGAGCCCGGTCCCCGGAGGATTTGCCAATGTTTCAGCTGCCAAGCCTAAACTTCTCGGCCGAACAGGTGGCCAGTGTTTGTGAGACGCTGGAGGAGACGGGAGACATTGAGAGACTTGGCCGATTTCTATGGTCCCTGCCGGTGGCACCGGGTGCCTGCGATGCCATTAACAAGCACGAGTCCATCCAGCGAGCCCGCGCTGTGGTTGCCTATCATACTGGGAGCTTCCGCGAGCTGTATCACATCCTGGAGAACCATAAGTTCACCAAAGACTCTCACGGCAAACTTCAGGCTATGTGGCTGGACGCGCACTATCAGGAAGCCGAGAAGCTCCGTGGAAGACCACTCGGACCCGTTGACAAGTACCGAGTACGGAAGAAGTTCCCTCTTCCTCGGACCATCTGGGATGGAGAGCAGAAGACACATTGTTTCAAAGAACGGACACGCGGACTTTTACGAGAATGGTACCTCCAGGACCCGTATCCAAACCCCAGCAAGAAAAGGGAACTGGCACAAGCCACGGGACTAACGCCCACCCAGGTGGGCAACTGGTTTAAGAACCGGCGGCAAAGAgatagagcagcagcagccaaaAATAG GCTTCAGCACCACGGCCTGGGCCAGGGCAGCCTACGATCTCTGTCCGAAGCAGGCTGCACCCCTCACAGCTCGGCCGAGTCCCCAACCGCCAGCGTGTCCAGCCTGATGGAGAGAGCGGACGCAGGCACCATCCTTTCTGTTACGGACAGTGACTCTGACTTTGATGTTTAG
- the LOC134062212 gene encoding intelectin-like: MMHEIPLLLVYLALTSFPVECYNGLLCEDIEQSNNDVLKTVLGRLSVIGHSCKDILDKYDIHEDGLYYLITTSGVVYQTFCDMTTAGGGWTLVASVHENNIYGKCTVGDRWSSEQGNNPKRPDGEGMWSNTVTFGTPEGATSDDYKNPGYYDITAKDVSVWHVPNTSLLKHSKAAAILRYHTETHFLQLHGSNLYHFFKIFPVRYNAGACKINNGPAIPVVYDFGDAEKTKMLYGPYPRREFVPGYITFRVFNNERAAMAICSGVKPTGCNSDAYCIGGGGFFPEGNPLQCGDFTAFAWSGYGTNAGWSSSREMLESSVLLFYR, translated from the exons ATGATGCATGAAATCCCCCTTCTCCTTGTGTACCTTGCCTTGACATCATTCCCTGTGGAGTGTTATAACG gcctactctgtgaAGATATAGAGCAAAGCAACAATGATGTTCTGAAGACAGTTCTTGGCAGACTTAGTGTTATAGGACACAGCTGTAAGGATATTCTGGACAAATACGATATCCACGAGG ATGGCCTGTATTACCTCATCACGACCAGTGGGGTGGTGTACCAGACCTTCTGTGACATGACCACAGCAGGCGGTGGCTGGACCCTGGTGGCCAGTGTGCATGAGAACAACATCTATGGGAAGTGCACTGTAGGGGACCGCTGGTCAAGTGAGCAGGGGAACAACCCTAAGCGGCCGGATGGAGAGGGGATGTGGAGCAACACGGTGACCTTTGGAACTCCCGAGGGCGCGACCAGTGATGACTATAAG AATCCTGGTTACTATGACATTACAGCGAAGGATGTGTCAGTGTGGCATGTTCCCAATACAAGTCTGCTGAAACACTCAAAGGCCGCTGCCATCCTGCGttaccacacagagacacattttCTCCAACTCCACGGAAGCAATCTGTATCATTTCTTCAAG ATTTTTCCAGTGAGGTACAATGCAGGAGCATGTAAGATCAACAACGGGCCTGCTATTCCTGTGGTGTATGATTTTGGAGATGCTGAAAAAACCAAAATGCTTTATGGGCCTTATCCAAGAC GTGAATTCGTTCCTGGCTACATCACCTTCAGAGTGTTTAATAATGAGAGGGCAGCCATGGCCATCTGTTCTGGAGTCAAACCCACTGGGTGCAACTCTGATGCA TACTGCATTGGTGGTGGGGGATTTTTTCCGGAGGGAAACCCACTCCAGTGTGGTGACTTCACAGCCTTTGCCTGGAGTGGCTATGGAACTAATGCAGGCTGGAGTAGCTCAAGGGAGATGCTTGAATCCTCGGTGCTGCTCTTCTACCGCTGA